CGTTACGGTTGCATCCGGTGCGGCTTCGAGTATATGTGTCGTTTTACCCCCCGGTGCTGCGCAAAGATCCAGAATATTTTCGCCGTTTTCTGGCGCGAGTAGAGGAATGCAGCCCTGAGCGGAGGCGTCCTGAACAGTCGCCCAGCCTTCGCTAAATCCGGGCAGTAAAGTCACCGGACACGGTGTGGTGAGACGCAGTGCATCGGTATAGTCGGCGTGAGGATGTGCGTCGATGCCTGCATGCTGGAGCAGTGCAAGATAGGCGTCGCGGCTGTGGTGTTGGCGATTGACCCGTAGCCACATAGGCGGCTTTTGATTATTGGCTTCGACAATCTGTTGCCACTGTTCCGGATAGGCATCCTGAATGCGCTGTAGCAGCCACGAAGGGTGTTGATATCGACTCTTTTCGTGCTGCTGTTGCTCGGTAAGCGCCTGCTGCTGGCGCTGGAATTCACGCATTACGCCGTTAATCAGGCCTTTCATCTGAGGGCGCTTTAACGCCAGAGCGCCGTTAACCGTCTCGGCAACCGCCGCGTGAGCGGGGATCCGTGTATACAGCAGTTGGTAAAGGCCAACGAGCAGCAGATAGTGCAGCGGTCTTTGTTTGCCTGTGAGCGGTTTGTCCATCAGTCGGTGAATATACCATTCCAGCTCAGGTAAAACGCGAAGCGTACCGAAACAAAGCTCCTGTATCAGAGAGCGATCTTTGTCTGACAGCGGCTTTTGCATTTCAGGCAGAACGTTGCTGAGGGACTGGCCCTTGTCCAGGACTTGCGCAATGGCGTTTGCTGCAATAGCGCGAAGGTTATATTTATTATTTTTCATTATTGGAGACGGTTCAGTTACGGTCATTGGGCGGTAGAACAAGAAAATGTAACTGCGCCGATCGTTAATATCGTCGGCGCACCTTTCAAACTAAGCTTCGTCCCGGAGTAAACCATTCACGGCGGGAGTTCAAAATGTCCTGTGCGGACATCGGCTTTTTCCCTGCGGGCTGCAGCTGAGTCATATTAAGAATACCTTCGGCTGTTGCA
This DNA window, taken from Leminorella richardii, encodes the following:
- the rsmB gene encoding 16S rRNA (cytosine(967)-C(5))-methyltransferase RsmB, producing the protein MKNNKYNLRAIAANAIAQVLDKGQSLSNVLPEMQKPLSDKDRSLIQELCFGTLRVLPELEWYIHRLMDKPLTGKQRPLHYLLLVGLYQLLYTRIPAHAAVAETVNGALALKRPQMKGLINGVMREFQRQQQALTEQQQHEKSRYQHPSWLLQRIQDAYPEQWQQIVEANNQKPPMWLRVNRQHHSRDAYLALLQHAGIDAHPHADYTDALRLTTPCPVTLLPGFSEGWATVQDASAQGCIPLLAPENGENILDLCAAPGGKTTHILEAAPDATVTAVDIDENRLKRINENLTRLGQRAKVRLGDGRDPLSWCDGEFYDRILLDAPCSATGVIRRHPDIKWLRRSDDINELAALQREILDAVWPRLKPGGTLIYATCSILPEENRLQIEEFIKRHPDAVPVAIDDSGATYRQNLPELEGGDGFFYAKLTKA